TAGTGCATATTTGCGGAAGAATTGCTTTGATAGCTTTTGCAATCACAAAATTTGGAGTATTTTTTTTCAAATCACCATTCCACTGATTGGTAAACATCATCATTTGGAGCAGTAAATTGTTCACCGGATAAATACCTTCGCTTTTATAAAATTCATCTTCATCTTTTTCAACCGGAAAATAGAGGTTTCGCATCATCACATGTTCTGACTTTGGTTCGATGCTGTGTTCCAATCCAGCCGGAATCCAAATAAAATGTCTTGCAGGCAGAAAATACGATTTCGTTTCAGTAGTCACAAAAACCACATCGCCTTCCGCGTAGAGCATTTGCGCTTTGTTGTGTTTATGCGTTGGAACAAGCAATTCGCCCATTATATCATGATGACAGTAAATACTTTTTTTATCGGCATCTACTTTATTGAGATAATATTTGTCTACTTTGAATGTACTTTGTTCCATAGTATCAAAGATAGGAGAATTTTAACCGCAAAGCACGCAAGGTTTTTTCTAGGATTACGCTTATAAACGCAAAGTTCGCAAAGCTATACGTGTAAACTTTGCGAAAATCTTAACGTTCTTTGCTGTTAAACTATTGGAATAAATCCCAATCTCGACACAGTTTGTCATTTCGACGAAGGAGAAATCACACTAGAAACTCGCCAAAGATTGGCGATTTTCTTTATGGAATCTCGTGTGTGATTTCTCCTTCGTCGAAATGACAAAACTAGCCGATCATTTAAAAATAAATTAGCGCGCTTTGCGTAAACCTTAGTGTTCTTTGTGGTTAAACCTCACAAAAGTTTATCCAAAAAAAAAATGCCTCTCGTAATGAGAGGCATTTTACAAACTTGGTCTCGTTCTTGAAAACGAGAGGACTCGAACCCGTCTCGTCCGTAGACGAGATGACAGGCATGTATCCTAACCAACTGAACCTTTGTTACTTTTGATTATTAATTAAAGCCTCAAGGGATTTCCTATTTAGCTTTTTCAATCTCAATTCCTCAATCAAAGCTTCTTTTTTAGTTTCAAATGATTTTGAATAAACTAATTCCCATGGCCCTTTATTAGCTGTATATCTGCTTTTATTTTCATTATGATACAATAATCTTTGCGAAATATCTTCACTAAAACCTTTATAATAAACATCAAAAGTTTTAGAATAAATTATATAAACGTAAAACATAAATCAAAACTTAATTATAAAAAAAATGCCTCTCGTAATGAGAGGCATTTTACAAACTTAGGCGGTCTGGACGGGACTCGAACCCGCGACCCCATGCGTGACAGGCATGTATTCTAACCAACTGAACTACCAAACCCTGCGTTATTGTGGGTGCAAAAATACAACAGAATTTCGTTTCTGCAAGCGTTTTTACGAATAAAATTTTGATAATTTTTTAATTAATTAAATTCCAATATTTTAAAAGTTTAGATTTTAATGAAAAAGTAAGAACTTTCTTTTATTTAACCTACAAAAAGTGCAATCACGATAGCTATCGGGAGCAAAAGCTTTATCAAATTACAGCTTTGCGGACTTTGCATTCTTAAAAAATATCTTTGCGTATTCTTTGCGATCTTTGCGGTTAAATCTTTGTCGAGTTCCTAGTGTGATTTCTCCCTTCGGTCGAAATGACAAACTATACGATAAAATTGGAATTTGCCGATAGGCTATAAATCAAAAAAGCCATCCACAAAAGTGGAAAGCTTTTCATTGGTCTAACTACTAAACCAGCTACGAGTTACAAAGTCGTAGCAAAACAACACAACTAATCTTAGATACCGTTTTTGGGCAAAAAAGCCTTTCCGTTAAGAAAGGCTTCTCCCAATATTGCGGTCTGGACGGGACTCGAACCCGCGACCCCATGCGTGACAGGCATGTATTCTAACCAACTGAACTACCAAACCTCTGCGTTATTGCGGTTGCAAAGATATAACAGAATTTCATTTCTGCAAGCGTTTTTATAAAAAATATTTAATTTTTACAAAAAACATTATCCAAAGTTTTGTTTTTCAACTAAATAAGTAGTCAATATTTTTTCAAAATTATCGCCAACATTTACCGGAACGTACTTAATTTGGTTCTTTGCACAGGTTAAAGCCAGGTTTTTAAAGTAAGCTTCTACCCTTTTTTCATATTCTATTTTAACATTATCAGCAAAAATCGAAACTTCTTCGCCTGATTCTAAGTCAATGAACTTTCTTGGTGCATTATCAAAATCAAATTTCAATTCTGTTTCATTATCAACTACATGAAACAAAACTACTTTGTGTTTGTTATGTTTTAAATGTTGCAAAGCATTGAACAATTTCTCATCATCTTCTGTCTGAAACATATCGGTAAACAAAATAATCATCGAACGACGGTGCATTTTCTCTGCAATTTGGTGCAGATAGGTAATTGTATCGGTCGTTTTTTTGACTTTTGGCTGTTGCAGTAATTCCTCCAGCTTATTCAAAAGCATTCTATGATGACGATCACTTCCTTTTTCTGGCGCATAGTATTCATATTTATCTGAAAAAACGCTTAAGCCGACTGCATCACGTTGTTTCTTTAAAATATTCATTAAAACTGCCGAAGCCAAAACTGCAAAACCAATTTTCTTTTCATAAAAAGGCTGATTCGATTTTAGTTCAGGATAATGCATTGACGACGAATTATCTACAATA
This portion of the Flavobacterium gelatinilyticum genome encodes:
- a CDS encoding DUF58 domain-containing protein; translation: MKIESEIEKVSSFQHLEMLANQVVEGFISGMHKSPFHGFSAEFAEHKVYNAGESTKHIDWKLFAKTDRLYTKRFEEETNLRCHLIVDNSSSMHYPELKSNQPFYEKKIGFAVLASAVLMNILKKQRDAVGLSVFSDKYEYYAPEKGSDRHHRMLLNKLEELLQQPKVKKTTDTITYLHQIAEKMHRRSMIILFTDMFQTEDDEKLFNALQHLKHNKHKVVLFHVVDNETELKFDFDNAPRKFIDLESGEEVSIFADNVKIEYEKRVEAYFKNLALTCAKNQIKYVPVNVGDNFEKILTTYLVEKQNFG
- a CDS encoding helix-turn-helix transcriptional regulator, producing MEQSTFKVDKYYLNKVDADKKSIYCHHDIMGELLVPTHKHNKAQMLYAEGDVVFVTTETKSYFLPARHFIWIPAGLEHSIEPKSEHVMMRNLYFPVEKDEDEFYKSEGIYPVNNLLLQMMMFTNQWNGDLKKNTPNFVIAKAIKAILPQICTNNLPLELPQPKDKRLGKILRYIENNLGETILFADVANEFGFSERSLYRLFQKDLKMSFIQYYTIRRILKAIELLLERKLSVKEVALEVGYNSVPTFSNTFFKILGQRPSDYLNGEEILERGK
- a CDS encoding GIY-YIG nuclease family protein → MFYVYIIYSKTFDVYYKGFSEDISQRLLYHNENKSRYTANKGPWELVYSKSFETKKEALIEELRLKKLNRKSLEALINNQK